In one Brienomyrus brachyistius isolate T26 chromosome 12, BBRACH_0.4, whole genome shotgun sequence genomic region, the following are encoded:
- the LOC125704687 gene encoding zinc finger protein 287-like: MSENILDFQSQLGSVMEVLVKSVMCEATKLFETGVFQLRAKIANIKEENENLKSSLMSLGGTRPSSREEAGGCVNCGKCEETCTQVTENCSPRLCGGTTAPTRGPETIPKKEEVPRIESVLIKQEESDPEECMSGLPVVSKQLHETPSINRDPANGTSMDKHLMDDYDDGEDTPATVGTADAATETREFWEIPKTESSNVQDIHAAHQAEAQNDTTDSNKERTSEFWPVCSEEDSHAAIDGHRLTWLSDSDLQFAPYIEEDARCTTLRSFSRTDEVFVDFVPAGSVAELSAVGAVNAVVMERDVAQRKPQCHFHNQRGVEAHQSIHTEKKPYSCIQCGKVCISLRGLKRHNQIHLGKKLHQCSQCGKRFEYQFSLAKHQLIHSSERMHACKYCDKTFMFKLDLNIHLRKHSGEISYGCRTCGRQFKHKRMLNLHLKEHSAEKKHHCAHCGKSFRDRGNFKRHKRIHTGEKPYTCHLCGRCFTQSAHLKKHYVTHR; this comes from the exons ATGTCTGAAAACATACTGGATTTTCAGTCACAGCTCGGCAGTGTTATGGAAGTTTTAGTCAAATCGGTTATGTGTGAAGCCACAAAACTTTTTGAAACGGGAGTCTTCCAGCTGAGGGCTAAAATAGCTAATATTaaagaagaaaatgaaaatctgaaaTCGAGTCTGATGTCTTTGGGCGGCACGCGCCCGAGCTCGCGGGAGGAGGCTGGAGGCTGCGTAAATTGCGGAAAGTGTGAAG AAACATGCACTCAGGTCACAGAGAACTGCTCACCAAGGCTGTGTGGTGGTACCACAGCTCCGACCAGGGGGCCGGAGACCATTCCCAAGAAGGAGGAGGTTCCCAGAATAGAGTCTGTGCTTATTAAACAAGAG GAGAGTGACCCTGAGGAGTGCATGTCTGGATTGCCTGTGGTCAGTAAGCAGCTACACGAGACGCCATCTATCAACCGAGATCCAGCCAATGGAACGTCAATGGACA AACATTTAATGGACGACTATGATGATGGGGAAGACACACCAGCCACTGTAGGTACAGCAGATGCTGCTACTGAAACAAGGGAGTTCTGGGAGATTCCTAAGACCGAGTCCAGCAATGTGCAAGACATACATGCAGCCCACCAGGCAGAAGCCCAGAACGATACCACAGATAGTAATAAAGAGAGAACCAGTGAGTTCTGGCCTGTGTGCAGTGAGGAGGATAGTCATGCGGCTATCGATGGGCATCGGCTCACTTGGCTGAGTGACTCAGATCTACAGTTTGCCCCCTACATAGAAGAGGATGCCAGGTGTACGACTCTCAGAAGCTTTTCAAGGACTGACGAGGTCTTTGTGGATTTTGTCCCGGCTGGCAGTGTGGCTGAGCTGTCGGCTGTGGGGGCTGTCAATGCAGTAGTGATGGAACGTGACGTGGCCCAACGCAAACCACAATGTCATTTCCACAACCAGCGAGGTGTTGAAGCCCACCAGAGCATTCATACCGAAAAGAAGCCATATTCCTGTATTCAGTGTGGGAAAGTGTGCATCAGCTTGCGAGGGCTCAAGAGACACAATCAGATCCATTTGGGGAAGAAGCTGCACCAGTGCTCGCAGTGCGGGAAGCGCTTTGAGTATCAGTTCAGTCTCGCAAAGCACCAGCTGATTCATTCGAGTGAAAGGATGCACGCCTGCAAGTACTGCGACAAGACCTTCATGTTCAAGTTGGATCTGAACATTCATTTGCGCAAGCACTCGGGAGAGATCTCATATGGCTGCAGAACCTGTGGTAGGCAGTTCAAGCACAAGAGGATGCTGAACCTGCACCTGAAGGAGCATTCTGCGGAGAAGAAGCACCACTGCGCTCACTGTGGTAAGAGCTTCCGGGACCGAGGCAATTTCAAGAGGCACAAGCGAATCCATACTGGCGAGAAGCCATACACCTGCCATCTGTGTGGGAGGTGCTTCACCCAGTCAGCGCATCTCAAAAAACACTACGTCACACATAGGTAG